The genome window TCCTCCACCCCAGGTTGCAACAACCCCGTTTCCCCACCCCGGGTTGCAACAACCCCGGTGAAGAGAAAGTGGCTGGACAACTCACTGACTCAGCAAACTTTGTAGTACTGGACCATACTGTGCCAATAAAGTCCAATCCTGGACACCGATATTGGGCCAATGAATGTTTGCACACCGGCATCAGTATTGGTACTAAGCTGcacaaatttatattttctgaCTGAAATTGCCAGCATGTGGGTAAGAGAGTGTGGGTCATGAAAAgcttaaaatggtaatttttactTGTCCAGTTGAGCACCAGTACTGGCCCAGGTCGCATGTGTGCAAACATCTATTGGACCAATACCAGGGTCCAGTATTGGTCCAGTAAAGTAATGTTTGCTTGGAATTGTGCAGAGTAGTCTTACCTGTCATCAGAATAAGATAGAGCGAAATCAGAGACCAGCTATTTGAGAAGGAGCTAAGAATCAACCCGGTACCAGTTAGGATGCCACCTGCCATGACAACCAACCTTGGAGACCAAGATTTTTCCAGTGATGATGATAAAATAcctgaaaaacaatgaaatatatATGATGAGAATATTAAAGACGTGCCTGTCTGCCTGGGCGCCACATTGGGTACCGAATTGGCGGTGGTTAAGAAACGGGGTCAACGAATAATAGAACTCAACTAAAAAATATCGTATGGTGTCAACATGTTCGCTATCTATGTTTAAATGGTGTttaaaatatttagataattgTTGACAATTTTGATTACTACCCCCACagacacacaccccacacactttttagattcttatgCGCTCGGGGCAAAAAAGATGGGTCAACAAATAATCAATTTCCGTTTTTGGGGCGCCGCCATTTTGTATCCTTGCCCTAGCCGCCACAACCCCTAGCAACGCCACTGATTTGTCTTGCTTGCAGGAGGactcagcaaacacacaaatgttaaAGATGTTAAATCgctataaaaacatttaaatatcgggttatataatggtcctGAAAACATTTATAGGTTGCTATATAACCcagcatttaaacgttttctttaaaacgttttgtgtttgctagggaaCTGGTTTAATTTCATAGTAATTAGTGTGGTTAAAACTTGAAtagtatcaaaatattttaagcacggatttttaattctcaccgcacggatttttattctcactgcacaaacgtgccaggacaggtaaacgttttctgtaaaacgttttgtgcttgctAGGGAACTGTTTAATTTCCTAGTCATTAGTGTGGttaaattagggattcaatcatgtttcaccgttgttcatcaccgattaacaacgatgcgtccgcgtcgtctgcgtctGAGTGGttgcgctctcgcgtaacgcttagtctcgctcgcgttcgcgtatacgctacagtaaaaatgtggattcatcatggattaacagcGATTGGCTCCAGTACAAAGGGATAGGAAGAGTTGTTAAAACTTGAAtagtatcaaaatatcaaatatcaatatataaaaagaACGGATTGctttctcactgcacggatttttattctcactccacgaacgtgccaggagtcacgttaaaatagcccatgTGCTACAAAGAATTACAAAACTAAAAAATCAACAGCTATAATTATAACATGATTCGGCCAATCATGACCAAATATGTTCCAAATGATCATCAAGAATAGAAACTTTTTGTTACATGGTGAGAGATAATATATGGTATAAGATTTTAAATGGCGAAAGTGTAtgaattataaacaatttttctcgaaaataaagacctggatcgtaaatCTATAGAATATTCTAATCATGTTGATCactcctgcataagcggccattttggattgatgcaaattaggcactgttcctctacttggacttttggggacttttgatactTTTCTGAAaagaatggtgattaaatggtttttGTTGCAATTTGCGGTGTGTTtagccaacgctctgcagggtctattgttctattgtttccgattagagcgctgacatattggaaaatgttgccaatcaatattcatgagagtggagtgtacattcaacgtccagttttcgaaattgggtgacttgtgtttggcaggtgtgaaatacatctgactgggcgttttaattacgtataattaacgaataaaggcattgacatcatcgaatggctgcgctgtgctgttatgtgtttagttattatataggcctaataattattattaaaggtattcatcattcctttcttttcccttctctgtacttattctttcctgggcctacactttatcactccctcgctcttcttgtcccctctcaccctccctctctcattcccatcattttccttatatttctatatatctacttgtctttattatatcttttcatttctctcCTCCTCCAGCCCTCTCATCTTTTCATTTCTCTCCTCCTCCAGCCCTCTCCATATccccctcctctcctcttcctccctcctcccctcccaagacttctcacaggggtgaatctgtccctccccaacccccctcccctctttgggtacgccactatttatGTACCAATctgcttcttaaaataaaattaaatggaaatttcttaaaaacaacctttataggcctatacttaaactTACATgcatacgtatagcgattaccattacagtgtaatatagatatgtgacatggcagccttcatacattctaatgtgtaatcgatgagcaagagcattcaatttatataaatgaagcgcctaatgtcaggtgggtggtaaagatgattgcatcgacagctaaagcctcctttgcagacttcagacccacacaagcacacatttggggcacgtgagaacaatggtaccacttcaCACATGACTgtccttacacatgactgtattgtggtctcttattgatactcgcctgttgtgtagagcgttaatatgatgccggatcagtgaccaatttaatggcggaacccctttgttcgaaacaatggtaccacttttatgaatagcctgtctcaatatctaatcggcatcaaacgaacacagcattatataatatattgcgactctatttctattaaaagctctttgggttTAGCCCTCATCTGATTtcccttaatttgattggcctattagGTTTGAGTGAGGATGTGCGCCTTGGATTGTCGgattgtaaaaaaaaacactcgcccgaaaatatacaaaaacaaaaatgtgcaaaccTACCAACTATTCCTCCAATGACAGCCATAAAAGAAATCGTGTTTCCAATCACCCAAACAGGAACGTCAAAATACACGGAAAGAGTTGGTAATAACACACCGAGACTCTTGAAGATACCTTCATGCAGTAATCGACTGAAGAATGAACTACCAACTATCACCCAAGCCCAGCCTTTGTCTACGTTCTGGTGATTTGATGTCGACGACATTTGGGTTCAATCTTTGTCCAATAACCAGGTAACGTGCAAAAATAAGAGACAATGTCGATTTAGACAGACCCGGTGATTGGGTAGATTGAAAAATTACCTCAATTATGACACTGTCCAAATTCACGCAAAGATCACGCCGTATAATAATGCAGCTTTCAATATACCAATCCACTCTTTACAGCAATAATCTTTAGGCCTAATGGTTACCACAGTTAAAGACTGAGACGCAGAATACATGAATGATAGCAAGTTAACCATGACGAATACACGTAGGTGATACTAAAAAGTATGTttaggcctatacacaaaatgTGTGTCACTTTCGCCGCCAGTTACATTGATCATTTTCGGTTAAATTGCAAAGTTTGAGGTCAAAGGCTTTACTATCCATATTAGTTGTTCATTGAACTGTTAATCATAATTGTTATCGCGAATAGGCATGACAGAATACTGTAGCAAGTaaattaatgttattattttacataatGTGTGCGGAAGTATCACTGTTAGTTATTACTTATCTTTTTTCGATTATCAATCTCACAACAACGCAAATATACGAAAAGTAAGATCGCCGATCTTTGacatcaggagggtgaaagtgcataggaacaatgtcgggaactacgtcacgctattgttcgacctaggctacatcattcgccattttgtaaatattaacgcatgatcgttgctttaaAGTTTCCATCGGATAGTCCGTGGATAGcgtaagagcatgctttgaccatgcgcaaaaaaataatatcacgaAGATGTTTAAGCGCTGATTCATAGATGTTaaaaaaattaccgtcatattgcatagattcaccaAAGAATGGTTTGTTAAGTACTATACTTATATTTAGTAATAGGAGAATTTTAAGAAATCAATGTTTTCACCTGTCGGTATTGCAACATTAGTGATGTgccctgggtgacctaatctactaacctttaacgtttcctctatgaactccaaccctcctgcaatatggcgcctattgtttAGACCTAGgttacatcttccggtttggttacgtAACttgggatgcctatccctttgtctattattcctgggcGTATTCGCCGTGGAAGTTGTGATAGGATTAATTACCATGATAGGTGAAAACAGTTTGTGAACCTataggttatccacgttactcatgtgtgacttctaacaaaagtcgctgattcccgtagtattcctcattcaatgaATGACTTTGGCGGGAGATTTGGTTGCACAtgtaggtacttcttttgaaaatcctaaacaaggtatagcagtcgttgataggatatgcagcttatagaacacggaagACCTCGACTGCGCAGGCACGAAGGCCTAAACGTCCACAACAACTATCTTTAGGCAAACAACAAAGCCCTGTAGCGATGGGAAAAGGACGAAAACGGCAGGTGGAAGATGTCACTGGAAGCCGTAGTCTCAATCCTGCATGCAGGCGGCTTAGGAGTACGGGTCGTCTGATGTTGACCCGGAGACGACAGCATCACCCGGCAGCACCCTGAGCGACCAAGCAGACTTTTCTAGGATAGCGCTGCTTGCTCCACATGGAGAGGGGCCTAGAAAAGGTGGCCTAAACAAAGCTCGTCTTCTTACTACCCAGTTGGCAAGCCGCGGCCAACGGGCATCTTCATTGTCGAACAAATAAGAAGAAAAGGTGTTTCTCACTCACCTCTAATAGTGGGAAAAAACTCAAACTCGCATGTTGGAACATCAGAACCATGCTTGACAAAACAAACAGTGGTCGTCCTGAGCGACGCTCCGCCCTCATTGCTCACGAACTCCAGAGGTTGGATGTAGTCATTGCAGCTCTCAGTGAAGTCCGATTTTTGGAGGAAGGCAGCCTTAAAGAACATGGCGCTGGATACACCCTCTACTGGTCAGGCAAGTCCAAGGGGATCGACGCATCTCAGGTGTAGGTTTCATGGTCAGAGACTCCATCGCATCCAGACTTGAAAACCTGCCCACCGGTCACTCCGACCGCATCATGTCCCTGCGTATCCCTCTGCAAAACGAGTAATTTGTTACACTCTTCAGTATATACGCTCCAACTCTACAGGCAGAACCAGCAGACAAAGAAAAGTTCTACTCTGATCTCCGCAGCTTCTTGCAAAGCACTCCAACAGAAGACAAGATCTTTATCCTTGGCGATTTCAACGCCAGAGTAGGTCGAGACTCAGACACCTGGAAAGGAGCACTTGGAAAGCATGGCATCGGAAACTGTAATGACAATGGTCGTTTACTCCTGGAACTTTGTGCTGAGCAGCAACTTGTCATCACCAATACTATCTTTCAGCAGAAGGACAGCCTAAAAACAACGTGGATGCACCCTCGGTCCAAACATTGGCACCTGATAGATTACATAATTACACGCCAAAGTGACcttaagatttcacaccaccaaatagaattatatcgttgtgcgcccttaatttcacttcttagaaaaacccatgtattctcaatttaagcattaaaatgagcagaaatttgcataattttagccaaatttggattggtcatgattagtaatattatttcctgcaagtgtaccacagatgggcgagatcaaataacttttaatgattttaagcagccttttctttacagaaacactggcatggttttgcctgtaaaataggcaattcccagacatcgtagacttcgagggccagtcgtaaaaaataatgacggtcaacctatattttttcccagccagagggatcaggcaagggctgatttcaaccatcatagctgtcgcttaaaactgagtcgctcctgtgaagaaaaatgacgttttcttaaggcaaatttagcacatatctctatgggactctgatttggtggtgtgagatctgaatggagctgtgtgtgtgagtctcaacctttgattgagcaagttagccctgttccaaatttgcgtttgcatccaccgaagaagtgcattgactgaatttatgtaattaaaggctaaaattgaagagaactgcaacatttgctacaaatataccagtgctaaggtgagttttgacccgaaatgtgtgtttgagtgaaagattccatttcgtagagtgactttggcccatgcaatgtttacaatcataatatttggtaagcttaaatCATCAATGGCATGTAATGACACAGtggcagatagagaagacatcagtatggtgctagggtactggtcggaactcatgaaataggcgcctggatcaggtaagcttacggtttgtgtgtgtctgttggggggggtaggctaagcttatgattccactactggtaacccatgtaatgtttacaatcatgatggtatgcagtgactcagtaccagatggagaagacatcagtatatggtggcacgtgggctagggcactggttggagctcataaaatgtgcccatggatcaggtaagcttatgggggggtagacttaagatttcactaataggtcatataattcaacacttataattcaggcattgtggacatgttcttctttgtttctgtgtgtctgcctggcttcttgtccctcttgactgtaaatttctgaaagcctaagtcttggtgaacttttaacttggtaatcacaatgctatcttcagtagatagcacatgtcagagacacaatgattctgcttgaaaattttttttaaccagcttcttgctcaaattatgctaaaaataagttaattagattaaaatagtctgaaattaaggacaatcagaaacatgttggatcattcaAGATGTTTTACACACCAGAGTGATGGCCAGTGCAGAATGCCATACTGACCATCGCCTTGTCCGCTGCAAACTGAACCTCCAGTTTAAACCAAAGCCAAGGAAAGGAGGTCCCCCTAAGAGAAAGATCAGTGTTGGTAGCTTACAGTCATCAGAAATAAGAGCTAGCTTTCAGGCAAATATCCAGACTCGCATCGAAGGCTCAAGTTACTCTATAGACAGTTCACCAGAAGTGTTCTGGGAGTAGTTGAAAACCACCATCCAGCAGTCGTCTGAAGAAGTCCTGGGTTACACCTCCAAGAAAAATCGTGACTGGTTTGACGAAAACAATGCTGAGATCCAAACTCTCATGGCTAAGAAGAGATCAGCACTTCAGGCCCACCTGGCCCAGCCTCTTTGTCCTGAAAAGAAAGCTGCCTTCAGAACTGCTTGCAGCATTCTCCAGCGCGAGCTTCGTGTGATCCAAAACAAGTGGTGGACAGACCTGGCACAGAAAACTCAGCTTTGTGCTGACACAGGAGACTATGGTGGATTCTATGCAGCCTTAAAGTCAGTTTATGGCCCAACCTATCAAGTTCAGAGCCCATTGCGTAGTACTGATGGAGAAACACTCCTCACGGATAAGGCCTCTATTTTGAACCGTTGGTCAGAACACTTCCAATCCCTCTTCAGTGCCAACCGTATAGTACAAGACACTGCACTCAACCGCATCCCTCAGCAGCCACTGAAAACAGAGCTTGATGAGGTTCCTACACTGCAAGAGACCTGTAAAGCAATTGAGCAGATGAAGATTGGAAAGGCAGGAGGAGTTGATGGCATACCCGCAGAGATATGGAAGCACGGAGGACCGACACTGCACACCAAACTGCATGAACTCTTCTCTTGCTGTTGGAATCAAGGCAAGCTTCCCCAAGACCTAAGAGATGCAGTTATTATCACCTTGTACAAGAACAAAGGGGAAAAGTCTGACTGCTCCAATTATAGGGGGATTACCCTGCTCTCCATCGCTGGAAAAGTTCTTGCACGTATCCTCTTGAATAGTATGGTAACCACCATTGCAGAGGAGCACCTCCCAGAAAGCCAATGTGGTTTTAGATCCAACAGAGGAACTACTGACATGGTGTTTGCTCTTCGCCATCTCCAGGAGAAGTGTCGTGAACAAAACAAAGGACTTTTTGTCACCTTTGTGGATCTGACCAAGGCGTTTGACACTGTGAGCAGGAAAGGACTTTGGCAAATCATGGAACGCCTAGGCTGTCCCCCAAAGTTCCTCAACATGATCATCCAGCTCCATGAAAACCAGCTTGGCCAGGTTAGACTGAATAATGACCTCACAGAGCCCTTCCCCATTACCAATGGGGTGAAGCAGGGCTGTGTTCTTGTGCCAACTCTATTCAGTATCTTCTTCAGCATGATGCTCCATCAGGCCACTGCTGatcttgatgatgatgacggtaTTTACATTCGTTACAGAACTGATGGTAGCCTGTTTAACCTGAGGCGCCTACAGGCCCGTACCAAGACAATGGATCTGCTAGTTCGGGAGTTGTTGTTTGCTGATGATGCCGCTCTTGTTGCCCACACAGAAAGTTCTATGCAGCGCATCACATCCTGTTTTGCTGAGGCCACAAAACTCTTTGGACTTGAAGTCAGCCTGAAGAAGACTGAAGTGCTTCACCAGCCAGCACCCCACGATGCGTACAAACCTCCCCACATCTTCATCGACAAGACAGAACTAAAATCAGTGCACCAATTCACCTACCTGGGATCTACTATTTTCTCTGATGCCAAGCTGGATAAAGAGATTGACAGCAGATTGGCCAAAGCAAACAGCGCCTTTGGCAGACTGTACAAGCGAGTGTGGAACAACAAGCACCTGAAGAAAGCCACCAAAATCAGTGTATGCAAAGCTGTGGTTCTGAC of Amphiura filiformis chromosome 14, Afil_fr2py, whole genome shotgun sequence contains these proteins:
- the LOC140169496 gene encoding craniofacial development protein 2-like, whose translation is MLDKTNSGRPERRSALIAHELQRLDVVIAALSEVRFLEEGSLKEHGAGYTLYWSGKSKGIDASQVIYAPTLQAEPADKEKFYSDLRSFLQSTPTEDKIFILGDFNARVGRDSDTWKGALGKHGIGNCNDNGRLLLELCAEQQLVITNTIFQQKDSLKTTVMASAECHTDHRLVRCKLNLQFKPKPRKGGPPKRKISVGSLQSSEIRASFQANIQTRIEGSSYSIDSSPEVFWE